GGCACCACCGTAATGAATTTCGGTTCCTTATTGGGATAGAATACATGGGTGGCGCAGGAAACGCAAGGGTCAAAGGATCGTATGATTCTTCCTATTTCAGAAGGACGGTCTTCGTCTGCCAGTTCGGTACCGATCAGTGCTCTCTCTGCAGTCCCCGGCGTGCCGTCATTACCGTGAGAAGAAAGATTCCAGACCGATGGTGTAATGATCTGATAAAAGTCAAGCAAGCTATTTTCAATTTTGATCCAATGACCCAAGGCGCCCCTGGTTGTATCTGTCAGCCCTTGGCCTCTGGCTGCATTGGGTGTGAGATATGGCGCCTGTCCAGTGGGTCCAGGAATCATCTGATCAAGTAGAACCAAAAGGATCTCGTGTATTTTCTTTGCTTCCATTACCCTTGCAATATATCGGTCCATGGTGGAAATTCCACGGCGATACTCGCCGCTGAGCCACTGCCTGGCAAGAGGTCCGCTCTCAAAGCTCAAGTTTTCCATTTTGGATGCTTTGATAAAAGAATAAGCACCTTCCTTATTTTGATCATCCATCGGTATTGTCTCAAAGGGCGTATAGGTATCCAGAGAATCCGTGTACCACGAATAATCGATTTCCTCTGTAATTCTGCGAGGGTCAAGCGTTCGCACTGCGCCGCCGGCAGCCGCATCTACCGATACGGAGGGTTCTACATACAGCGTACCCAGCTCCGGATAGAAATCAAAACATCCGAAACTCAAAAGATTTCCATAACCTGTCCCGTTCTCATAATAATCCGGATAATACCGTGCCAGGGTCCCCGCGTCTGGAATCATCACATTTTCTATGAAATCACCGATTTCCCTTAGAATTGATTGGCATTTTACAATGCTGTCTGCATTGATCGACGCAGTGGTCCCTCCCATGAAAATTCCATGATTATGCGGTGCTTTCCCTCCGAATAATGCCAGAAGCTGATGGGCAGATCTGCTAAGCGGCAGGGAGTCAAAGTAATGCTGGACGATCACATCATTCGTTTCCTTCGGCAGTCGAAAATCTCTGAAGTTGGTCTGATACAGCGGATAGTTTTCCGGCATCTTTACGAAATCCGGCACTGTGAACTGGTAGAAATGTCTGATATGATTCTGCAAAAATTCGCAGCCATGCATAAAGTCTCTGACATACCGCCCCTGTATCGTGGGTTCTACACCAAATGCCTGTTCCAAGGCAATGGTTGCCGCTAGGCTGTGAGCAGTAGAGCAGATTCCGCAAATCCGTTCAGTATAATAGATAGCATCCAGCGGTGCTCTGCCCTGCAGCATCATCTCAAACCCCCTGAACATCTGTCCTTTTGTTCTTGCATCAATAATACGTCTGTTTTCCACCGTAACTTCAATTTCCATAAATCCGCTGATTCTTGTAATTGGGTTTAGAATTATTTTTTCACTCATCCTCCAGCACCTCCACCAATTCTCCTTCCCTATCAGTCTCTAGTGTAAAGTACCGGACGAAGGGTTCCATTACATCAGGAAAACCAAACTGAGCGCAGCCGATACAGTTGGTGTTGGCTTGAACCGGCCAGTTGATCCGCTCATTCCATTTTCTGATAGGACAGTCAGTAGTCGTCATGGGTCCGCGACAGCCCAGCATGAACATGCAGGTGGGTTCTCCCAGCTGTGTAGCAAAAATGCCCTGATCAAAATAGGATCGTCTCTCGCAGCGCCTATGAATGGAAGTCCCGTAAATAAACACAGGCCGTCCCTCTTCATCCAGCTGCGGCTCGCCAAAGTAAATCAAATGGGCCAGTGTCCCAAGAAACCAGTCTGGATGACACGGACAACCCGGAAGCTGAATCACACGCCGCTGAAGAACTGACTGAATCCCCACACTCTCACTTGGATTCGGTCTTCCCGCTGAGACTCCGCCGTGGCTAGCACATGCCCCTACCGCAATCACATACCGTGCACGCTCCCCAAGCAGCTGTATCATTTCAAGAGCAGTGATTGACCTGCCCTGCCAGTTGCCCACAATCTGGTATCGTCCCCCGTTTTTCAACGGAACCGCTCCCTCCACCGCAAGGATAAACTCCTGATCCATCAAGGCAAAAAGATGCTCCAAAGCTTCTTCTCCCTCAGCTGACATAAGGCTGTGCTCATACACAAGCTCAACCATTTCAGAAATCATATAGTCAAATCCCGGGTCCGCTCCATCCAGAAGCGAGATAATATTTCCAGAGCAGCCGTTCAGCTCCAGCCATACCATTTTCATACCGGATAAGCCGGCCATATTACCTCACCAGCCTTCCCACGATGTTCAGGCGCTCTAATATGGCATGATTATGGCATCTCAGAGAGACTTCGGAAACATCGGTACCTGCAACCATATCATAGTGAAAACCCTGTCCCCATGTGGAAAATCCCGTTACATCGTATACAATGCCGTTGACTGCAACGTAGGCAGGTCGCCCCTGCCGCCCATTATATTGTGCCAGCTCTTCTAGTGTGAAAATAGGAAGTCTCTCATAGACTCCACCTGGTTCAGACAATTCACGTTTCCCGTACAGTTCTAAGCCGCTTTGCTCATCATGATTCGGACCGCTTGCTTGACCCGTCTGTCTTCCCTTCGTCTCATCCCAATCCATTACCGTCCCCCCTTTTACCCTATCTCATCTTATTATTTGCACGAAATGTTTATTCTCCAAATCTTGATCATTTATTGCATCCAATCGGGAATTCGCCATTTGCTGTCACATTTCCCTTAATTTCTTAGATTTTGTATGGTTTTCAAAACTCTGATATGGTAATATATAGTCATCCCATCTTTTCAAGGAGGAGAATCCGGTTGAAAAAGATTAGCGGCTCTAGAATGATCTTCTTGTACATAACGATCGTAATTGTTTCCGTAGTATCCCTCATCTCCTCATTGTATCTTTACAACAGCGTTCAAAATCTGCTGGTGGAGGAACGAGGCCGGAAGGCGCTGGGGGTCTCCATTGCCGTGGCTAAGATTATCCAGCAGGATTATGCCTCATTCCGTAATCTTCTTGAGGTTGAAAACTACGAGGAAGGGAATTATGATGAATCCTATTATATAAAGATGCAGCAAATTTTCCAGGAAATTAACGTACAGTCCAACGTCAAATTTGTCTATTGCGGCAAACGGATTTCCGATGAAGAAATGGTCTATCTGTTTGACGGAGAATCTCCCGGCAGTGTACTCTTTTCTCCCATCGGCTCTGAGGATGATCTGGATGCAGTGGAGAAGAAGACTTATGCAGAAAAAAAGCCAAATTATACTTCTATCGTAAAGGATTCTGACTGGGGAGAGCTTTTGACCGGCGTTGCCCCTATCCGTGACCCGTATACCGGAGAAGCCGTCGCCCATGTGGGCGTAGATGTCTCAGCAGAGCAAATCTACAGGTCACTTTCAGGCATCAAAAAACTGATTGTGATTAACGCCATTCTGTTTATCCTTATTACTTCACTGATCATCTACAAATTACTTTCCATGAACCTTTTTTTCATGGAGAACGACTATCTGACCGGCTTACACAGCAAGGGGTTCGAAGAGCGTTTTCTTGACCAGCTCATAAAAAAATCTACCATAAACGGGAAGTCCTTTCCGCTGATTATGATAGATTTCGATGATTTTAAACTCATTAATGATGAATACGGCCACCACTTCGGCGATTGTGTATTAAAACAGGTAGCTGATATTCTTCAAATATGCACCCGATCTGTAGACTGCTGCGCCCGTTACGGCGGAGATGAATTTATCATTGTTTTGCCCGAAGCCAATCTGGAGTATGCATCCTTTGTCTGTCAGTGGCTGCTGAAAGAGGTCTCAAAGCAGCGTATCAAGACCAAAGACGGATGTTCCGTCTCTGTTTCCGTCAGCATGGGAGTCGCCCTATGGAAAAAAGGAATGACTTCAGAACAAATTCTTGA
This genomic window from Clostridiales bacterium contains:
- a CDS encoding Ni/Fe hydrogenase translates to MSEKIILNPITRISGFMEIEVTVENRRIIDARTKGQMFRGFEMMLQGRAPLDAIYYTERICGICSTAHSLAATIALEQAFGVEPTIQGRYVRDFMHGCEFLQNHIRHFYQFTVPDFVKMPENYPLYQTNFRDFRLPKETNDVIVQHYFDSLPLSRSAHQLLALFGGKAPHNHGIFMGGTTASINADSIVKCQSILREIGDFIENVMIPDAGTLARYYPDYYENGTGYGNLLSFGCFDFYPELGTLYVEPSVSVDAAAGGAVRTLDPRRITEEIDYSWYTDSLDTYTPFETIPMDDQNKEGAYSFIKASKMENLSFESGPLARQWLSGEYRRGISTMDRYIARVMEAKKIHEILLVLLDQMIPGPTGQAPYLTPNAARGQGLTDTTRGALGHWIKIENSLLDFYQIITPSVWNLSSHGNDGTPGTAERALIGTELADEDRPSEIGRIIRSFDPCVSCATHVFYPNKEPKFITVVP
- a CDS encoding hydrogenase small subunit; amino-acid sequence: MKMVWLELNGCSGNIISLLDGADPGFDYMISEMVELVYEHSLMSAEGEEALEHLFALMDQEFILAVEGAVPLKNGGRYQIVGNWQGRSITALEMIQLLGERARYVIAVGACASHGGVSAGRPNPSESVGIQSVLQRRVIQLPGCPCHPDWFLGTLAHLIYFGEPQLDEEGRPVFIYGTSIHRRCERRSYFDQGIFATQLGEPTCMFMLGCRGPMTTTDCPIRKWNERINWPVQANTNCIGCAQFGFPDVMEPFVRYFTLETDREGELVEVLEDE
- a CDS encoding diguanylate cyclase, whose translation is MVIYSHPIFSRRRIRLKKISGSRMIFLYITIVIVSVVSLISSLYLYNSVQNLLVEERGRKALGVSIAVAKIIQQDYASFRNLLEVENYEEGNYDESYYIKMQQIFQEINVQSNVKFVYCGKRISDEEMVYLFDGESPGSVLFSPIGSEDDLDAVEKKTYAEKKPNYTSIVKDSDWGELLTGVAPIRDPYTGEAVAHVGVDVSAEQIYRSLSGIKKLIVINAILFILITSLIIYKLLSMNLFFMENDYLTGLHSKGFEERFLDQLIKKSTINGKSFPLIMIDFDDFKLINDEYGHHFGDCVLKQVADILQICTRSVDCCARYGGDEFIIVLPEANLEYASFVCQWLLKEVSKQRIKTKDGCSVSVSVSMGVALWKKGMTSEQILEHADKALYHSKRTGKGRMVIYKEDLE